The Blautia luti nucleotide sequence TTCGAGTGGATCAATGCCAATGACGGAGACAGAAGTATTTTCAGCTTCATAAGGAAATCACCTACTAAGAGAAACAACATCCTCTATGTGGTAAACTTCACACCTGTAGACCGTCCGGATTACAGAGTAGGAGTTCCGAAACAGAAGCAGTACAAGCTGATCATGGATGAGCACGGACTGATACAGCCGAAAACATTTAAAGCAGCAAAACAGGAATGCGACAACCGCCCATATTCTTTCGCATATCCCATTCCTGCTTACGGAGTTGCTGTATTTGTATATTAACAGACGGGAAAAAACCGGAGTTATTTGCGAAACGCCGTACGGAAGTATGAATAATGCATAAAATTCGTGCAAAATAAATAATTGCTTTTTCATATGAATTGCGTTATAATGAGCGCGAAAACAACGAGATGAATGAAAAGTGCATGTTGAAAGGAGAACAGACATGAAAGTATCCAACATTAAAGATATCGAGAAATTTTTTGACGTAGTAGACAGCTGCGAAGGCAGAGTAGAATTAGTTACAGGCGAAGGCGACAGACTGAACCTTAAATCTAAATTATCCCAGTATGTATCTCTGGCAAACATCTTCTCAGGTGGAGAGATTCCGGAACTTGAGATCGTTGCATATGAGAAAGAAGACATCGATAAATTAATGAGCTTCATGATCAACGGTTGATCATTGAAATACATTTGGGGGCATGATATAGTCATGTCCCCTTATTTGACGTAGAGAAAAAGGAGAAATAGATTATGGCTACAAAAATTGATATTATTTCCGGTTTTCTGGGTGCAGGTAAAACTACACTGATCAAGAAACTTCTGAAAGAAGCATTTGGTGATGAGCAGGTGGTATTGATCGAGAATGAATTCGGTGAGATCGGTATTGACGGCGGTTTCCTGAAAGAAGCAGGAATTGAGATCCGTGAGATGAACTCCGGATGTATCTGCTGCTCTCTGGTCGGTGACTTCGGTACTTCCCTGAAGGAAGTTGTGGACAAATATCATCCGGACAGAATCCTGATCGAGCCGTCAGGCGTAGGTAAACTTTCTGATGTGATCAAAGCAGTACAGGGCGTTCAGGAAGATGTGGATATCGTGCTGAACAGTTACACAACTGTAGTGGATGCGAAGAAATGCAAGATGTATATGAGAAACTTCGGTGAGTTCTTTAACAATCAGGTAGAATATGCCGGAGCGATCATCATGAGCCGTACAGATATTGTAGATGAGAAGAAAGCACAGCAGGCAATGGAACTTCTCCGTGGCATGAATGAGAAGGCAGCCATCATCACTACCCCGATCGAGAAACTGGATGGTAAGAAGATCCTGGAAGTTATGGAGAAACCGGTATCTCTGGCTGATGAGCTGATGGCAGAAGAAGAGGTTTGCCCGGAGTGCGGACATGTACACGAGCATGGAGAACACCATCACCATGACCATGAAGAGCATGAGCACCATCATGATCACGAAGAGCACGAACATCACCATGGCCACGACCATGACGAATGTGGCTGCGGACACGATCACGATCATGAAGAACATGAGCATCATCACAGCCACGACCATGACGAATGTGGCTGTGGACACGATCATGACCATGAACATCATCACGATCATGAATGCGGCTGTGGACATGACCACCATGCTCATCACCATCATCATGCAGATGAGGTATTCACAAGCTGGGGCCGTGAGACAATTAAGAAATACACCAGAGAAGATCTGGAGAAGAAACTGGAAGCTCTTTCTGCTTCTGAGGATTATGGTATCATCCTTCGTGCCAAGGGTATGCTTCCTGCAGAAGACGGAACATGGATCTACTTTGACATGGTTCCGGAAGAAACAGAGATCCGTGAAGGTGCACCGGAATATACAGGCCGTCTGTGCGTGATCGGTTCCAAGCTGAAAGAAGACAAGCTGTCTGAACTTTTCGGACTGGCCTGACAATCCTGACATTATATAAAATAAAAGCTGTAAAGGAATGAAAATTTATGGATGATATCAGAGTTCCCATTTATTTGATAACAGGTTTCCTGGAAAGCGGCAAGACCACTTTCCTGAACTTCACACTGCAGCAGGACTATTTTTCCATTGATGGAAAAACTCTGCTCATTCTTTGCGAAGAAGGTGAAGAAGAATATGACATGGATAAACTGAAACTCACAAACACAGTTGTGGAAGTGATCGAGGATGAGGAAGATCTTACGCCTCAGCGCCTGGCTGCTATGGATATCATCCATCAGCCGGAGCGTGTTGTGATCGAGTATAATGGTATGTGGCTGGTAAGCAAGTTCGAAGAGATGGAACTGCCGGAAGGCTGGGGTGTTGAACAGCAGATCACCTGTGTAGATGCCACTACTTATCAGGTCTATATGGCAAACATGAAATCACAGTTTATGGACATGATAAAGAATACAGACATGGTAGTCTTTAACCGCTGCAAAGAGGGAGATCCCCTTCCTGCATACAGACGTGGAATTAAAGTAGCAAACCAGGGTGCAGAGGTCATCTTTGAGGATGAAGAGGGTGAACTGGACGACATTTTCCAGGATGAAATGCCCTTTGACATTGATGCACCGGTCATTCAGATTGCGCCGGAAGATTACGGCATCTGGTTTGTGGATGCGATGGACCACCCGGACAAATATGCGGGCAAAACTGTCAATTTCAAGGGCCGCGTTATGAAACCACGCGGAATGGGAAGCAAATTCTTTGTTCCGGGCCGTGTGGCAATGACCTGTTGTGCAGATGACACCACATTCCTGGGATATATCTGCAGAAGTGACAATGCATCTCATATCAAAGAAGGAAGCTGGGTAGATGTGACTGCGAAAGTTGCTTTTGAGTACCGTACAGAATATCAGGATGAGGGCATTGTGCTTTATGCAAGTGAGGCAACACCATGTGAACCACTGAAAGATGAAATGGTATACTTTAACTGATTGCCTGGTATGGCAGCAGTGGACGGAGAGACAATATGTATTTAGTAGCAGGTTTGGGAAACCCGGGGAAGCAGTATGAAGCGACCCGTCATAACATGGGTTTCGATACAATAGATTATCTGATAGAGGAATATAAAGTTCCCCAGGGTGGCGTGAAGTTCAATGCCATGTATGGAAAGACCATGATCGGAGGAGAGAAAGTCATTCTGATGAAACCCCTCTCCTTTATGAACTTAAGCGGCGGCCCCATCCGGGATATGGTCAATTATTTCAAGATCGATCCGGAAACAGAACTGATCGTGATTTACGACGATATTGACCTGGATCCGGGTCAGCTTCGCATCCGTAAGCAGGGAAGTGCAGGCGGACACAATGGTATCAAAGACATTATCCGTCAGCTTGGAACTGAGAAATTCCTCCGTATCAAAGTGGGCGTAGGTGCTAAGCTGAAAGGATGGGATCTGGCAGATCATGTACTTGGCAGATTTTCCACAGAGGATCGTAAACTTGTGGATGAAGCCATCGGGAAAGCAGCGAAAGCTGTGGATATCATGATTGAACAGGGCGCAGATGCAGCCATGAACGAATACAACAGAAAAGTACCTGTACAGAAATAAAACATGCCGGAGGGCATGGAAGAACAGCCGGACAGAAATAAGTCATATAAAAGAAATCGTACAGGGGAGAGAAGCGGTAACTGTCATGAAACATTATGTTGAAACAGATACCGCTTTTTTGCCATCAGAAAGGTTGAAACAGAGAGGTTGATATGAAAGGTTTTTTGGCACCGCTGCAGGGTCTTGCAGAATATGAACAGATATGTGAAAAGAGTAAAAAAAATAAAGGGATCCTTCAGGTTTCAGGATGTCTGGAATCTCAGAAAGCCCATCTGATCTACGGACTTGGACAAACAGCTTCCCGTCGTCTGATCCTGGCGGAAGATGAACGCAGAGCCAGAGAAATCTATGAGGATTATCGCTTCTATGATAAAAAGGTATATTCCTATCCTGCGAAGGATCTGCTGTTTTTCCAGGCGGATATTCATGGGAATCTTCTGATCCGTCAGAGGATGAAAGTAATCAGGGCACTTCTGGAGGAAAAAGATCTGACAGTGGTCACCAGCATTGACGGATGCATGGATTATCTGGAGCCGTTGGAGAAGATCGGGGAGAAGCTGATCCACTATGAAAGTGACAGCACTGTGGATATTGAGAAACTGAAAAGTGCACTGGTAAGCCTGGGCTATGAACGTGTGGGACAGGTGGAAATGCCGGGACAGTTTTCCATCAGAGGCGGCATTATAGATGTTTACTGTCTTACAGAAGAGAATCCCTGGAGGATCGAACTGTGGGGAGATGAGATCGATTCTATCCGAAGTTTCGACGCAGAGAGCCAGCGTTCCCTGGAAAACCTGGATGAGATCACCATTTATCCGGCAGTGGAATACACCGGAGAACAAGGGGTGTCTTTCCTGAATTATTTTCCCCAGGAGGATACCATGGTGTTTCTGGATGAGCCGAACCATCTCACTGAGAAAGGGGAAGCTGTAGAAGAGGAATACCGTCAGAGCCGCCAGCACAGGGAGGAGAAAGGCGGGCAGAATCTGCCTGAGAACTGGATCTGTTCTTTCGAGCAGCTTCAGAAAGAACTGAACAGGAGAAACTGTATTTCTCTCTGTGCTCTGGAACCACGACAGTCCGGCTGGAAGATCCGGGACAAATTTTATCTGGAGGTAAAATCCGTCAGTTCCTATAACAGCAGTTTCGAACTTCTGGTAAAGGATCTTCTTCAGTATAAGAAACAGGGATACCGTATTGCGCTGCTGTCCGGTTCCCGTACCAGGGCAGAACGTCTGGCCGGAGATTTCAGGGAAGAGGGGCTGAATGCTTTCTACGGACAGGATTATGACAGAGAGATCCAGCCCGGAGAGATCATGGTGGTTTACGGTCATGCGAAAAAAGGCTTCGAATATCCGCTGATCAAATTTGCGGTGATGACAGAATCCGACATTTTCGGTCAGGAGCAGAAGAGAAAGAAGAAGAAAAAGAATTATAACGGCAAACGGATCCAGGACTTCGCAGAGTTGTCCATTGGAGATTTCGTTGTTCATGAGAAGCATGGACTGGGAATCTACCGGGGCATTGAGAAAGTGGAGGTGGACAGGATCGTCAAAGATTACATCAAGATTGAATACAAGGGTGGAAGCAATCTTTATATCCTGGCTACGCAGCTGGATTCCCTCCAGAAATATTCCGGCGCAGATACAGCGAAGCCACCGAAGCTGAATAAACTGGGCACCCAGGAATGGAACAAGACCAAAAGCAAAGTCCGGGGAGCGGTAAAGAATATTGCGAAGGACCTGGTGGAACTTTATGCCGCAAGGCAGGAGAAAGAGGGATATGTCTGCGGACCGGATACGGTATGGCAGAAGGAGTTCGAGGAAATGTTCCCGTATGAGGAAACAGAGGATCAGCTCAGTGCCATCGAGGATGCCAAGAGGGATATGGAGAGTACGAAGATCATGGACCGTCTGATCTGCGGAGATGTGGGATACGGAAAAACGGAAGTAGCTCTGCGTGCTGCATTTAAAGCTGTGCAGGAGAGCAGACAGGTGGCATATCTTGCCCCTACTACCATTCTGGCGCAGCAGATTTATAATACATTTTCCCAGAGGATGAAGGAATTTCCGGTACGTGTGGAACTTCTCTGCCGTTTCCGCACTCCTGCCCAGCAGAAAAAGGCCATCGAGGATCTGAAAAAAGGTCAGGTGGATGTGATCATCGGAACCCACAGGATCCTGTCGAAGGACGTGCAGTTTAAGAATCTGGGACTGCTGATCATAGATGAGGAGCAGCGTTTCGGCGTAACCCATAAAGAGAAGATCAAACAGCTGAAAAAAGATGTAGATGTACTGACTCTGACAGCTACTCCCATTCCCCGTACTCTTCATATGAGCCTTATCGGGATCAGGGATATGAGTGTTCTGGAAGAGCCGCCTATGGATCGAATGCCCATTCAGACTTATGTAATGGAATATGATGAGGAAACTGTACGGGAAGCTATTAACCGTGAACTGCGCAGGGGCGGCCAGGTTTATTATGTATACAATCGTGTGACAGATATTGCGGATGTGGCACTGCGTATTGCGAAACTGGTGCCGGATGCCCGGGTGGATTTTGCCCATGGACAGATGAGCGAGAGAGAACTGGAAAATGTAATGTACAGTTTCGTAAACGGTGACATCGATGTGCTGGTTTCTACCACTATCATTGAGACGGGACTGGATATCTCCAATGTAAATACCATGATCATCCATGATTCGGACAGATACGGACTTTCCCAGCTCTATCAGCTTCGTGGAAGGATCGGGCGTTCCAACAGGACTGCCTATGCGTTCCTGATGTACAGGCAGAATATGATGCTGAAAGAGACTGCAGAGAAGCGTCTGTCCGCGATCAGGGAATATACAGATCTGGGAAGCGGATTTAAGATCGCCATGCGTGACCTGGAACTTCGTGGTGCAGGAAATCTTCTGGGAGCCCAGCAGCATGGACACATGAATGCCGTAGGATATGACCTTTACTGCAAAATGCTCAGTGAAGCGGTCAAAGAAGCCAAGGGAATCCATACAATGGAAGATTTCGAGACTTCTATAGACCTGAACGTGGATGCCTATATTCCAGACAGCTATATCAGCAACGAATTTCAGAAACTGGATATTTACAAACGTATTGCAGGGATTGAGAATCAGCAGGATTATGATGACATGCTGGAAGAGCTTCTGGATCGTTTCGGGGAACCGGGCAAAGCAGTCCTGAATCTTCTGGCTGTGGCGAAGCTGAAAGCCATTGCGCATCAGGGCTATGTAACGGAGATCAAACAGATGGGCAAAGAAGTCAGAATCACTCTTTATGAGAAAGCGAAACTGAATCCTGAGGGAATCCCGGTGCTGATGCAGAAATACAGGCGGGGACTGCAGTTTAAGAATGAACAGGAACCGAAATTTATCCTGGAACCACAGGGAAACTTCATCCAGGCGCTGACAGATTTCGCCCAGGAGCTGGAAAAACTGGCAGAATCGTGATAAATGTGTGAATTGAAGCACATATTTAGGAAATTACTTGCCCTGTGAGGAAAAAAAGTTTATACTCTAATAATAGCACAGTCCGGAAGTGCGTCCGGGCTGAATAATGGAAGAAGGCTGTAACATAAAATTTCAGCTAAACATGGAGGAAGAAA carries:
- a CDS encoding polya polymerase; translated protein: MKVSNIKDIEKFFDVVDSCEGRVELVTGEGDRLNLKSKLSQYVSLANIFSGGEIPELEIVAYEKEDIDKLMSFMING
- a CDS encoding CobW family GTP-binding protein, with the protein product MATKIDIISGFLGAGKTTLIKKLLKEAFGDEQVVLIENEFGEIGIDGGFLKEAGIEIREMNSGCICCSLVGDFGTSLKEVVDKYHPDRILIEPSGVGKLSDVIKAVQGVQEDVDIVLNSYTTVVDAKKCKMYMRNFGEFFNNQVEYAGAIIMSRTDIVDEKKAQQAMELLRGMNEKAAIITTPIEKLDGKKILEVMEKPVSLADELMAEEEVCPECGHVHEHGEHHHHDHEEHEHHHDHEEHEHHHGHDHDECGCGHDHDHEEHEHHHSHDHDECGCGHDHDHEHHHDHECGCGHDHHAHHHHHADEVFTSWGRETIKKYTREDLEKKLEALSASEDYGIILRAKGMLPAEDGTWIYFDMVPEETEIREGAPEYTGRLCVIGSKLKEDKLSELFGLA
- a CDS encoding GTP-binding protein yields the protein MDDIRVPIYLITGFLESGKTTFLNFTLQQDYFSIDGKTLLILCEEGEEEYDMDKLKLTNTVVEVIEDEEDLTPQRLAAMDIIHQPERVVIEYNGMWLVSKFEEMELPEGWGVEQQITCVDATTYQVYMANMKSQFMDMIKNTDMVVFNRCKEGDPLPAYRRGIKVANQGAEVIFEDEEGELDDIFQDEMPFDIDAPVIQIAPEDYGIWFVDAMDHPDKYAGKTVNFKGRVMKPRGMGSKFFVPGRVAMTCCADDTTFLGYICRSDNASHIKEGSWVDVTAKVAFEYRTEYQDEGIVLYASEATPCEPLKDEMVYFN
- the pth gene encoding aminoacyl-tRNA hydrolase is translated as MYLVAGLGNPGKQYEATRHNMGFDTIDYLIEEYKVPQGGVKFNAMYGKTMIGGEKVILMKPLSFMNLSGGPIRDMVNYFKIDPETELIVIYDDIDLDPGQLRIRKQGSAGGHNGIKDIIRQLGTEKFLRIKVGVGAKLKGWDLADHVLGRFSTEDRKLVDEAIGKAAKAVDIMIEQGADAAMNEYNRKVPVQK
- the mfd gene encoding transcription-repair coupling factor; protein product: MKGFLAPLQGLAEYEQICEKSKKNKGILQVSGCLESQKAHLIYGLGQTASRRLILAEDERRAREIYEDYRFYDKKVYSYPAKDLLFFQADIHGNLLIRQRMKVIRALLEEKDLTVVTSIDGCMDYLEPLEKIGEKLIHYESDSTVDIEKLKSALVSLGYERVGQVEMPGQFSIRGGIIDVYCLTEENPWRIELWGDEIDSIRSFDAESQRSLENLDEITIYPAVEYTGEQGVSFLNYFPQEDTMVFLDEPNHLTEKGEAVEEEYRQSRQHREEKGGQNLPENWICSFEQLQKELNRRNCISLCALEPRQSGWKIRDKFYLEVKSVSSYNSSFELLVKDLLQYKKQGYRIALLSGSRTRAERLAGDFREEGLNAFYGQDYDREIQPGEIMVVYGHAKKGFEYPLIKFAVMTESDIFGQEQKRKKKKKNYNGKRIQDFAELSIGDFVVHEKHGLGIYRGIEKVEVDRIVKDYIKIEYKGGSNLYILATQLDSLQKYSGADTAKPPKLNKLGTQEWNKTKSKVRGAVKNIAKDLVELYAARQEKEGYVCGPDTVWQKEFEEMFPYEETEDQLSAIEDAKRDMESTKIMDRLICGDVGYGKTEVALRAAFKAVQESRQVAYLAPTTILAQQIYNTFSQRMKEFPVRVELLCRFRTPAQQKKAIEDLKKGQVDVIIGTHRILSKDVQFKNLGLLIIDEEQRFGVTHKEKIKQLKKDVDVLTLTATPIPRTLHMSLIGIRDMSVLEEPPMDRMPIQTYVMEYDEETVREAINRELRRGGQVYYVYNRVTDIADVALRIAKLVPDARVDFAHGQMSERELENVMYSFVNGDIDVLVSTTIIETGLDISNVNTMIIHDSDRYGLSQLYQLRGRIGRSNRTAYAFLMYRQNMMLKETAEKRLSAIREYTDLGSGFKIAMRDLELRGAGNLLGAQQHGHMNAVGYDLYCKMLSEAVKEAKGIHTMEDFETSIDLNVDAYIPDSYISNEFQKLDIYKRIAGIENQQDYDDMLEELLDRFGEPGKAVLNLLAVAKLKAIAHQGYVTEIKQMGKEVRITLYEKAKLNPEGIPVLMQKYRRGLQFKNEQEPKFILEPQGNFIQALTDFAQELEKLAES